The following coding sequences are from one Paenibacillus sp. JDR-2 window:
- a CDS encoding FadR/GntR family transcriptional regulator codes for MIRKIKKQHTHELVSEEIIRYIADKELAEGDKLPSVDELVRMFGVGRSSLREALRYLEAIEIVKVINGKGIYVNDAGSYRYSGKVKIDDEKSFLLDILDVRRALEGKAVELAAKRITDAKIEEMKACLAEYDERKQKGLDTSVIDYEFHQHIYDAAGNPLLHSVYDSISELIKKFFSGPFGVKELFDNTYPFHRTLFDGIANHDWKHALSEFSQMMDIIEETIREY; via the coding sequence ATGATTCGCAAAATTAAAAAGCAGCACACCCATGAACTCGTATCGGAGGAGATCATCAGATATATTGCAGACAAGGAATTGGCGGAAGGGGATAAGCTTCCGTCTGTTGACGAGCTGGTCCGGATGTTTGGTGTAGGACGATCCTCCTTGCGCGAAGCGCTGCGATATTTGGAAGCCATTGAAATCGTGAAGGTCATTAACGGCAAAGGCATATACGTCAACGATGCCGGCTCTTACCGGTACAGCGGAAAAGTAAAAATAGACGACGAAAAGTCGTTTTTGCTTGATATCCTGGACGTTAGAAGAGCGCTGGAAGGGAAAGCCGTCGAGCTGGCCGCGAAACGGATAACGGATGCCAAGATCGAGGAGATGAAAGCATGCCTCGCGGAATACGACGAACGAAAGCAAAAAGGTCTGGATACGTCGGTGATCGATTACGAATTTCATCAGCATATTTACGACGCGGCAGGCAATCCGCTGCTTCATAGCGTGTACGATTCCATATCGGAGCTGATTAAGAAGTTCTTCTCGGGTCCGTTTGGGGTGAAAGAGCTGTTCGATAATACCTACCCGTTCCACCGCACGTTATTCGACGGTATTGCTAACCATGACTGGAAGCACGCGTTAAGCGAATTCAGCCAAATGATGGATATTATCGAAGAGACGATACGAGAATATTGA
- a CDS encoding glycosyl hydrolase, translated as MTTARKKGWGGLRFILAMAFILALTVQPLAQTVHAADTVHHWKHYTNGVAYMNQGKIKLAIKEFELAAAQSEQAGYLRKLAEAYTLDNQFQKAADTYYREAKIHKAIGEKSGDLNTYFAVLAKADALNTEIDLYLEKDAASSASGNSHLAKFEPASGMYIGAYVEKDSGVEKQKDGKFDAFNKLAGKQHAVFFNYHKYGSPFPYHWAETVKEAGGAIQIALQPDDGLNAVKDDAYLRKFARDAKAAGVPVFLRFASEMNGSWVKWNGNPSLYIEKFRLVSKVMKEEAPNVAMVWSPAANPKQKIAAYYPGDDWVDWVGLSIYSVKYFNGNVYEPADQVNPLDSLDYTYNLYASRKPIMISEFGATHFSKAGNTSAVNFAITKMNMLYHGAKLKYPRVKSINWFSLNTLTDSYSAERSLNNFSLTESPALLASYGKMIQDPYYLPKVVSGSSSYTKTVSKFANQGTIGKPATGVVWVKTYDPYIGKVVIKLDGAVVLTRQQYPYTFSIQPDKLKAGSHKIEVVVFDSKNREASRKTYTFKTT; from the coding sequence ATGACAACCGCTCGAAAGAAAGGCTGGGGGGGATTGCGCTTCATCCTTGCGATGGCGTTTATTCTGGCCTTGACGGTACAACCGCTCGCGCAAACCGTACACGCTGCGGATACGGTTCATCACTGGAAGCATTACACAAACGGTGTTGCTTATATGAATCAAGGCAAGATCAAGCTCGCGATCAAGGAATTCGAGCTGGCCGCAGCCCAGTCGGAGCAAGCCGGTTACTTGCGCAAGCTGGCAGAGGCTTATACGCTGGACAACCAGTTCCAGAAGGCAGCCGATACGTATTACCGGGAAGCCAAAATCCACAAAGCGATCGGTGAAAAATCCGGCGACCTTAACACGTATTTTGCCGTACTGGCCAAAGCTGACGCTTTGAATACGGAAATTGATCTTTATCTGGAGAAAGATGCTGCCTCTTCCGCATCCGGAAACAGCCATTTAGCAAAGTTCGAACCGGCGTCGGGCATGTACATCGGTGCCTATGTAGAGAAAGACAGCGGCGTCGAGAAACAAAAAGACGGCAAATTTGACGCCTTCAACAAGCTCGCCGGCAAGCAGCATGCCGTATTTTTCAACTACCATAAATACGGCAGCCCGTTCCCTTATCACTGGGCAGAGACCGTAAAAGAAGCCGGAGGAGCGATTCAGATTGCGCTGCAGCCGGATGACGGGTTAAACGCGGTGAAGGATGATGCGTATTTACGCAAATTCGCGCGGGATGCAAAAGCGGCAGGCGTTCCGGTCTTCCTCCGGTTTGCCTCCGAGATGAACGGCAGCTGGGTGAAATGGAACGGCAATCCGTCGCTCTACATCGAGAAGTTCCGCCTGGTCTCCAAGGTAATGAAGGAAGAAGCGCCAAATGTGGCGATGGTCTGGTCGCCGGCGGCGAATCCGAAGCAAAAAATCGCGGCCTATTATCCCGGCGACGATTGGGTTGACTGGGTTGGCCTTAGCATCTACAGCGTCAAATATTTCAACGGCAACGTTTATGAGCCTGCCGATCAGGTGAATCCGCTTGATTCCTTAGATTATACCTACAATCTGTACGCTTCCCGCAAGCCCATTATGATCAGTGAATTTGGCGCGACGCACTTCAGCAAGGCAGGCAATACATCGGCCGTCAACTTTGCCATTACGAAGATGAACATGCTCTATCATGGCGCAAAGCTGAAATATCCACGCGTAAAATCTATCAACTGGTTCAGTCTAAATACGTTGACGGATTCCTACAGCGCGGAGCGCAGCCTGAACAACTTCAGCCTGACGGAAAGTCCGGCATTGCTCGCTTCTTACGGTAAAATGATTCAAGATCCTTACTACTTGCCGAAGGTCGTATCGGGCTCCAGCAGTTATACGAAAACCGTAAGCAAGTTTGCGAACCAAGGCACAATCGGCAAGCCGGCTACCGGCGTCGTATGGGTGAAAACTTACGATCCTTATATCGGCAAGGTGGTCATCAAGCTGGACGGCGCCGTTGTGCTGACGCGCCAGCAGTATCCTTACACCTTCTCGATCCAACCGGACAAGCTGAAAGCCGGCAGCCACAAAATCGAGGTAGTTGTCTTTGATTCCAAGAACCGCGAAGCTTCCCGCAAAACGTATACATTTAAGACGACATAG
- a CDS encoding RbsD/FucU family protein — MLNGIPKIISPELLKILMEMGHSDEIVLADGNFPAVSHAQRLVRCDGHGVPELLDAIMQLFPLDQYVEKPAALMQVIPGDPAETPIWSEYKAIITQRSGLQEPFEEVERFAFYERAKKAYAIVATGESAIYANLILKKGVIK; from the coding sequence ATGTTGAATGGTATTCCGAAGATCATTTCACCCGAATTGCTGAAGATCCTGATGGAAATGGGGCATAGCGACGAGATTGTGCTGGCTGACGGCAATTTCCCCGCGGTAAGCCATGCCCAGCGTCTAGTCCGCTGCGACGGACATGGCGTGCCCGAGCTGCTGGATGCGATTATGCAGCTGTTCCCGCTTGACCAATATGTCGAGAAGCCGGCTGCCCTTATGCAGGTAATCCCCGGCGACCCGGCGGAGACGCCGATCTGGAGCGAGTACAAGGCTATAATAACGCAGCGCAGCGGCCTGCAAGAGCCGTTTGAGGAAGTGGAGCGGTTCGCCTTCTATGAGCGTGCGAAAAAAGCCTACGCCATCGTCGCAACCGGCGAAAGCGCCATCTACGCTAACTTGATCTTGAAAAAAGGCGTTATTAAATAA
- a CDS encoding trans-sulfuration enzyme family protein, which yields MNEGLHTKAAHDEVDTKHYGAVTIPIYQNSLFAFENHESFDHAMKDVLAATVYSRGNNPTVQYLESKIAELEEADRARCFASGMAAIAGSLHALLRSGDHVICVNQAYGPTRQFLDELSDRYRVEVTYVDGCLLSDFEDQLRPQTRLIYLESPTSGLFQLQDLEGIAALAKRAGVLTMIDGSWATPCFQRPLTWGIDLVLHSMTKYFSGHSDCLGGVVAGRADLIDEIANKGYMLFGGVMTPHTASLMIRGLRTLPLRMERHHSSGLMLAEYMEKHPLVNRVNHPGLPSHPQHALACRQLDGFGSLFSFETQLPVEQLKKWADALHYFRIGVSWGGFESLVTVGQTPGSRNLAGNNPSVARLYIGLEDPQTLIGDIEQAWSQVVGT from the coding sequence ATGAATGAAGGGCTGCACACCAAAGCAGCGCATGACGAAGTGGACACGAAGCATTATGGCGCCGTCACTATTCCGATTTATCAAAATAGTCTGTTTGCGTTCGAAAACCATGAGTCATTCGATCATGCTATGAAGGACGTATTGGCCGCTACCGTCTATTCCCGGGGCAATAATCCAACGGTGCAATATTTGGAAAGCAAAATCGCGGAATTGGAAGAGGCGGATCGGGCGCGCTGCTTCGCGTCTGGGATGGCCGCTATAGCCGGCTCCTTGCATGCCTTATTGCGATCGGGCGACCATGTCATCTGCGTTAATCAAGCTTATGGTCCAACAAGGCAGTTCCTGGACGAATTATCCGACCGGTACAGGGTTGAAGTTACCTACGTCGACGGCTGTCTGTTATCGGACTTCGAAGACCAGTTACGGCCACAAACGCGACTGATCTATCTGGAGAGTCCGACATCGGGATTGTTCCAGCTGCAGGATTTGGAGGGAATCGCGGCGCTTGCGAAACGCGCTGGCGTTCTTACGATGATTGACGGCAGCTGGGCGACGCCATGCTTCCAGCGTCCGCTGACATGGGGAATAGATCTTGTGCTTCACTCAATGACCAAATATTTCTCAGGCCATAGCGATTGCTTGGGAGGCGTCGTGGCCGGACGAGCGGACCTGATCGATGAAATAGCAAACAAAGGGTATATGCTGTTTGGGGGCGTTATGACTCCGCATACGGCTTCCCTCATGATACGGGGGCTGCGAACGCTGCCGCTCAGGATGGAAAGACATCATAGCAGCGGCTTGATGCTCGCCGAATACATGGAGAAACATCCGCTCGTGAACCGGGTGAATCATCCCGGCTTGCCTTCGCATCCGCAGCATGCTCTTGCGTGTAGGCAATTAGACGGGTTTGGCAGTCTATTTTCCTTCGAGACTCAGTTGCCGGTAGAGCAGCTGAAGAAATGGGCTGACGCCTTGCATTATTTCCGGATTGGTGTCAGCTGGGGCGGCTTCGAGAGTCTGGTAACGGTTGGTCAAACGCCGGGGAGCCGTAATTTGGCGGGGAATAACCCTTCAGTAGCCCGATTGTACATCGGTCTGGAGGATCCGCAAACGCTGATCGGGGATATCGAGCAGGCTTGGAGTCAAGTCGTCGGAACGTAA
- a CDS encoding acyl-CoA thioesterase has protein sequence MKSSLPIIVRSTEIDVNGHVNNAKYLEYFEWGREEWYELCGLSYETFANMNIQTVTVNINVNYRSECRQGDELTVTCQPERIGNSSYVLKQEIKDERGEVRADALVTSVTMDQSTRKSRVVPDELRKFFKSQE, from the coding sequence ATGAAATCGTCACTGCCAATCATTGTTCGCTCAACGGAAATTGACGTCAACGGCCATGTCAACAACGCAAAATACCTGGAATATTTCGAATGGGGGCGCGAGGAATGGTACGAGTTATGCGGGCTTTCGTATGAAACCTTCGCCAACATGAATATACAAACGGTTACCGTAAACATCAACGTCAACTATAGAAGCGAGTGCAGGCAAGGCGACGAATTAACGGTCACCTGCCAGCCTGAACGAATAGGGAATTCCAGCTACGTTCTGAAGCAGGAGATTAAGGACGAGCGCGGCGAAGTGCGGGCCGATGCCTTGGTTACGAGCGTAACGATGGATCAATCAACCCGCAAAAGCCGCGTAGTCCCCGATGAGCTGAGGAAGTTTTTCAAATCTCAGGAATAA
- a CDS encoding rhamnulokinase, whose translation MEQATTVLAFDLGASSGRALIGRLTGSGLAERRLEVEEIHRFPNVAVQVGRHLHWDILRLLQEMKHALRKAFQLGYKPATFGVDTWGVDFGLLDANGELLGNPYHYRDPHTEGLIEEIEARFGRGELFRQGGLQFMPFNTVYQLYAMKKAASPKLETARTLLLTPDLLVYLLTGRRVCEFSMATTTQLLHPETRQWNTALMGQLGIPEEIFLEPVYPGTRIGPLSEEVCEELGIPAVEAVAVATHDTESAVAAIPAASEPFVYLVCGTWSLVGTELDQPLLTEEAMELEFSNEGGVGGKYQLLKNIMGLWILQECRREWEEEGKNYSFAELAVLAEQQEAFRYLINPDDLRFFGPSNMTDKVRGFCRETGQPVPESAAEVARCIMDSLALKYRNALEQIEKLTGKHYGGMHMVGGGIQNKLLCRLTANAIGRPVWAGPVEASAIGNMLAQFMALGECANLEEARQLSAASFPVEIYEPADTDVWNEAYARFKQLL comes from the coding sequence ATGGAACAAGCAACCACCGTATTGGCGTTTGATCTTGGAGCAAGCAGCGGCAGGGCGCTGATTGGCAGGCTGACGGGATCCGGTTTGGCGGAACGCAGGCTGGAAGTAGAGGAGATACACCGTTTTCCGAATGTCGCGGTTCAGGTTGGCCGTCATTTGCACTGGGATATTCTTAGGCTGCTGCAGGAGATGAAGCATGCGCTGCGCAAGGCGTTCCAGCTTGGGTATAAGCCCGCTACGTTTGGCGTGGATACATGGGGCGTCGACTTTGGCCTTCTGGATGCAAATGGCGAGCTGCTTGGCAATCCCTATCATTACCGGGATCCGCATACGGAAGGTCTGATTGAGGAGATCGAAGCCAGATTTGGCAGAGGAGAGCTGTTCCGGCAGGGCGGTCTGCAGTTTATGCCGTTTAATACGGTCTATCAACTGTATGCCATGAAGAAGGCGGCTTCTCCAAAGCTGGAAACGGCGAGAACGCTGCTGCTGACGCCGGACCTGCTCGTCTATTTGCTTACGGGGAGGCGGGTTTGCGAGTTTTCGATGGCGACAACCACGCAGCTTCTTCACCCTGAGACCCGGCAGTGGAACACGGCTCTGATGGGGCAGCTGGGGATCCCGGAGGAGATATTCCTTGAGCCTGTTTATCCGGGAACCCGGATTGGGCCTTTGTCAGAGGAAGTTTGCGAGGAGCTGGGGATTCCGGCCGTTGAGGCCGTTGCCGTTGCCACGCATGATACGGAATCGGCGGTCGCTGCTATTCCGGCAGCGTCTGAACCGTTTGTGTACCTGGTATGCGGCACGTGGTCGCTGGTAGGGACGGAGCTTGATCAGCCGTTGTTAACCGAAGAGGCGATGGAGCTTGAGTTCTCGAATGAGGGTGGAGTTGGCGGCAAATACCAGCTGCTGAAAAACATCATGGGGCTGTGGATTTTACAGGAGTGCAGGCGGGAATGGGAGGAAGAAGGAAAGAATTATTCCTTTGCCGAGCTGGCCGTTCTGGCTGAGCAGCAGGAAGCTTTCCGCTATCTCATTAATCCGGATGACCTGCGGTTCTTTGGCCCGTCCAACATGACGGATAAGGTAAGAGGCTTCTGCCGCGAGACCGGGCAGCCTGTTCCGGAATCGGCGGCGGAGGTCGCAAGGTGCATTATGGACAGCCTTGCTCTTAAGTACCGGAATGCGCTTGAGCAGATTGAGAAGCTGACAGGCAAGCATTACGGCGGCATGCATATGGTTGGCGGCGGCATTCAGAACAAGCTCCTATGCCGTCTGACGGCAAATGCGATCGGCCGCCCGGTATGGGCCGGACCCGTGGAAGCAAGCGCGATTGGCAACATGCTGGCACAATTTATGGCGCTGGGAGAATGCGCGAATCTGGAAGAGGCCCGGCAATTGTCGGCGGCATCCTTCCCGGTTGAAATCTACGAGCCAGCGGATACGGATGTATGGAATGAGGCTTATGCACGATTCAAGCAGCTGCTGTAG
- a CDS encoding ABC transporter substrate-binding protein, whose amino-acid sequence MQQMSWKKSLLSVSMIGVALSLTVTACSSSGSKNGDGGGDKVVTLRMIESLTSPNRTAIIQEGIKAFMDQNPNIKVELISPPFDQADNKIRTMLNAKQELDVLEVRDLNVAEFVNNGYVEPLNDYTKNWDDFKTVTSVAQSVATVGDKLYFVANGLYQRQLFYRADWLKEAGISVPTTYQELIDASVKLTDPSKNRFGFSFRGGSGANAVPDTMIQAYDSEKINIDDAMFLKDGGTIYSAPEAKEAVEQYVKLYKEGSPPDSINWGFQEQVQAFTSGVTAFLLQDPDVIQTLTGSMEEGTWATAPMPKGPNGKALISAGGAGWGIASYSKNKEAAWKLISFLSSPEENTKLSKSHGTVPIHSSATEDAFFQSGPYKTLLDMTNQPDTFVNFKPPFQYPANGQWGTVAMESGQSMLLGQTSVEDTLKKWDDYWVKAKAELKK is encoded by the coding sequence ATGCAACAAATGTCTTGGAAGAAATCACTGTTATCCGTATCTATGATTGGTGTGGCATTAAGTTTGACCGTAACGGCATGCAGCTCTTCCGGGTCCAAGAATGGAGACGGTGGAGGAGACAAGGTTGTTACGCTGCGCATGATTGAAAGCTTGACCAGCCCTAATCGCACGGCCATCATTCAAGAAGGCATAAAGGCATTTATGGATCAGAATCCGAATATTAAGGTCGAATTGATCTCGCCTCCGTTCGATCAGGCGGACAACAAAATCAGAACGATGCTTAACGCGAAGCAAGAGCTTGACGTGCTTGAGGTTCGCGACCTCAACGTGGCGGAATTCGTAAACAACGGCTACGTGGAACCGCTTAATGACTATACGAAAAATTGGGATGACTTCAAGACCGTCACCTCCGTCGCCCAGTCCGTCGCAACCGTTGGCGACAAGCTGTATTTTGTCGCAAACGGACTCTATCAGCGGCAGCTGTTCTATCGCGCGGATTGGCTGAAGGAAGCGGGCATCTCCGTTCCGACTACATACCAGGAGTTAATTGATGCTTCCGTGAAGCTTACCGACCCTTCCAAAAACCGCTTCGGCTTCTCGTTCCGCGGAGGATCAGGCGCTAATGCCGTTCCGGATACGATGATCCAGGCTTACGATTCGGAGAAAATCAATATCGATGACGCGATGTTCCTGAAGGACGGCGGCACCATCTATTCGGCTCCCGAAGCAAAGGAAGCGGTCGAGCAATACGTGAAGCTGTATAAGGAAGGCTCCCCACCGGACTCCATTAACTGGGGCTTTCAGGAGCAAGTACAGGCCTTTACGTCCGGCGTGACGGCATTCCTGCTGCAGGATCCGGACGTTATACAGACGTTGACGGGCAGCATGGAGGAAGGCACGTGGGCAACGGCTCCGATGCCGAAGGGTCCGAATGGCAAAGCGCTCATTTCCGCCGGCGGCGCGGGTTGGGGCATCGCCTCTTACTCGAAAAACAAAGAAGCGGCATGGAAGCTGATCAGCTTCTTGTCCTCGCCTGAAGAGAATACAAAGCTGTCGAAGAGCCACGGCACCGTGCCGATTCACTCTTCCGCTACCGAGGACGCTTTTTTCCAAAGCGGTCCGTATAAGACGCTGCTCGATATGACGAATCAGCCGGATACGTTTGTTAACTTCAAACCGCCTTTCCAATATCCTGCGAACGGACAATGGGGCACGGTAGCCATGGAATCCGGACAGAGTATGCTGCTGGGACAGACTAGCGTGGAAGATACATTGAAAAAATGGGACGATTATTGGGTGAAAGCAAAAGCAGAATTGAAAAAGTGA
- a CDS encoding class II aldolase/adducin family protein produces the protein MNGLDIRQELCKYARKTVANKLVVGPGGNISAKHEGKMYLSPSGFALDEIEPEQWVAVDIETGAVEENGLRPSSEVLMHLYAYRANPAIGAIVHTHPPYCIAFTLVEEELPIMFPDQAALVGKTVYIPYVLPTTEKLADALAPKVKEASSILLGNHGLVTTGRNLREAYYRTEVVEESAKIFLIASQVKEPKVLTKEEFEEIASLESEAYRIKLLQKQQ, from the coding sequence ATGAACGGATTGGATATTCGGCAGGAGCTGTGCAAATACGCAAGAAAGACGGTTGCGAATAAGCTGGTCGTTGGACCGGGCGGCAATATCAGCGCGAAGCATGAAGGGAAAATGTATCTGTCGCCAAGCGGCTTTGCCCTTGACGAGATTGAGCCGGAGCAATGGGTAGCCGTTGACATCGAGACCGGTGCGGTAGAGGAGAACGGGCTTCGTCCGTCCTCCGAGGTGCTGATGCATTTGTACGCTTACCGTGCGAATCCGGCGATTGGTGCGATTGTTCACACCCATCCGCCATACTGTATTGCTTTTACGCTGGTGGAAGAAGAGCTTCCGATTATGTTCCCGGACCAGGCCGCGCTTGTAGGCAAGACCGTCTACATTCCTTATGTACTGCCTACGACGGAAAAGCTGGCGGATGCCCTTGCCCCTAAAGTGAAGGAAGCAAGCAGCATTTTGCTTGGCAATCATGGCCTTGTCACAACCGGACGCAACCTGCGCGAGGCGTATTACCGTACGGAGGTTGTGGAAGAGAGCGCGAAGATTTTCCTAATCGCCAGCCAGGTTAAAGAACCAAAGGTGCTGACGAAGGAAGAATTCGAGGAGATTGCGTCGCTTGAGAGCGAAGCTTACCGGATCAAGCTGCTGCAGAAGCAGCAATAA
- a CDS encoding carbohydrate ABC transporter permease, whose product MSKQRRYILLSLLPALALLLVFTFYPFLQGVVMAFQNYVLFDLTNVQFIGLQNFATAFRDAKFLSALENSGYWVFFSLVLQFLIGLSLALTLRKKFRGRGIYQGFVFYSWALSGFLIGLIWKWMFNSQIGVINDLLMRTGLIDTRIGFLSDPKWAMTSVIIANVWYGIAFFAIMLLAALQSVPADLYEAAEMDGAGGLRKFFNVTFPYILPTVIATTLLRAIWIFNDPSIIYGLTNGGPAGTTHILSSLMLDKIIYGGDYGMASAIGVIMIVILMLYTVFYLFATRSEKAGDF is encoded by the coding sequence ATGAGCAAGCAGCGAAGGTACATATTACTCAGTTTGCTTCCTGCATTGGCATTGCTGCTGGTGTTTACGTTCTATCCTTTTTTGCAAGGGGTAGTCATGGCGTTTCAAAATTACGTGCTGTTTGATTTGACTAATGTTCAGTTCATTGGATTGCAAAACTTCGCAACCGCGTTTCGGGACGCTAAGTTTCTCTCGGCGCTTGAGAACAGCGGGTATTGGGTGTTTTTCTCGCTTGTTCTTCAGTTTCTCATTGGTTTGTCTCTTGCCCTTACGCTTCGAAAGAAATTCAGGGGAAGAGGGATCTATCAAGGCTTTGTTTTCTATTCGTGGGCTTTGTCCGGTTTTCTAATCGGCCTGATCTGGAAGTGGATGTTCAACTCGCAGATTGGCGTCATTAACGATCTATTAATGCGAACGGGCCTTATCGATACGCGCATCGGTTTCCTCTCAGATCCGAAATGGGCCATGACGTCGGTCATCATCGCTAACGTATGGTATGGCATCGCGTTTTTTGCGATTATGCTGCTGGCCGCGCTGCAATCCGTGCCCGCGGATCTGTACGAAGCGGCGGAAATGGATGGAGCCGGAGGGCTGCGCAAGTTTTTTAACGTGACGTTTCCTTATATACTGCCGACGGTTATCGCAACGACATTGCTCCGGGCAATCTGGATCTTTAATGATCCCTCCATCATCTACGGCCTTACGAACGGAGGGCCTGCCGGAACGACCCATATTCTCTCTTCGCTTATGCTCGACAAGATTATCTATGGCGGGGATTACGGGATGGCATCGGCGATTGGCGTGATCATGATCGTCATTCTTATGCTGTACACCGTGTTTTATTTGTTCGCTACAAGATCGGAAAAGGCAGGTGACTTCTAG
- a CDS encoding CD3324 family protein: MGRYKNGKDVLPPTLLRQIQQYIDGELLYIPKQSEERAGWGQLSGTKARINDRNGEIYAEYCKGRSIADLERVYFLSGDSLRKIICKQQQNARIGSGS; this comes from the coding sequence ATGGGGCGTTACAAAAACGGAAAAGATGTGCTTCCCCCGACTCTGCTTAGGCAAATCCAGCAATATATTGATGGCGAATTGCTTTACATTCCGAAACAAAGCGAAGAGCGTGCCGGCTGGGGACAGCTGAGCGGCACCAAAGCGCGGATCAACGATCGCAATGGTGAAATCTACGCGGAATATTGCAAAGGGCGGTCAATCGCTGACCTTGAGCGGGTTTACTTTTTATCCGGGGACAGCTTACGAAAAATCATATGCAAACAACAGCAGAATGCCCGCATAGGCAGCGGAAGCTGA
- a CDS encoding carbohydrate ABC transporter permease, with translation MKLRVLTGLKSLYLAVFFLIMVFPLYWIVITSLKPRKEIFSLPIRYWPEKFTFENYANIFKVSKFHVYIGNSLLISVIAALIVICIATLSGYVMARFQFRGHKQIMMAFFLTQMLPGFISLAPLYLLMADMNLINNRFSLVLAYTVMLIPFSTIMLRGFFQRIPSSLEEAAMIDGCSRLTALIRVIIPIMLPGIASTFIFAFVQNWNELFMAVMFIDDENLKTLPVAMNSFVMKFDVDWGSMSAGTVLSVIPTVVLFAFAQRYIVEGLTQGAEKG, from the coding sequence ATGAAGCTGCGTGTATTGACAGGTCTGAAGTCGCTTTATCTCGCCGTCTTTTTCCTCATTATGGTTTTTCCGCTCTATTGGATCGTGATCACTTCGCTTAAGCCGCGCAAGGAGATTTTTTCTCTGCCGATTCGTTATTGGCCGGAGAAGTTTACATTCGAAAACTACGCCAACATTTTTAAAGTATCGAAGTTTCATGTTTATATCGGCAACAGTCTGCTTATTTCGGTGATTGCCGCTCTTATTGTCATCTGTATTGCAACGTTAAGCGGTTATGTGATGGCCCGGTTCCAGTTCCGGGGACATAAGCAAATTATGATGGCCTTTTTCTTGACGCAAATGCTGCCGGGATTTATTTCCTTGGCGCCGCTCTATCTGCTGATGGCCGACATGAACCTTATCAATAACCGGTTTTCCTTGGTTCTTGCCTATACGGTCATGCTCATTCCTTTTTCCACGATTATGCTTCGAGGGTTCTTCCAGCGCATTCCGAGCAGTCTGGAGGAAGCGGCGATGATTGACGGCTGTTCCCGTTTGACGGCGCTGATTCGGGTTATCATTCCGATCATGCTGCCGGGAATCGCATCGACCTTTATTTTTGCATTCGTACAAAATTGGAACGAGCTGTTTATGGCGGTTATGTTTATTGACGACGAGAATTTGAAGACATTGCCCGTGGCGATGAATTCCTTCGTTATGAAATTCGACGTGGATTGGGGCTCCATGTCCGCTGGTACCGTATTGTCAGTCATTCCGACCGTCGTTCTGTTTGCTTTCGCTCAGCGGTATATCGTGGAAGGGCTGACGCAAGGCGCCGAGAAGGGTTAG